One window of Vitis riparia cultivar Riparia Gloire de Montpellier isolate 1030 chromosome 5, EGFV_Vit.rip_1.0, whole genome shotgun sequence genomic DNA carries:
- the LOC117915453 gene encoding auxin-induced protein 22D-like produces the protein MEGAVAYESDLNLKATELRLGLPGSDEAEKEALSGVRNNKRASPDTSDECGSKGSSNGDRENAPATKAQVVGWPPIRSFRKNSFQPKKTEAEAAGMFVKVSMDGAPYLRKIDLKVYKGYPELLQALQHMFKFTIGDYSEREGYKGSEYVPTYEDKDGDWMLVGDVPWDMFMSSCKRLRIMKGSDARGLGCGA, from the exons ATGGAAGGTGCTGTGGCATATGAGAGCGATCTGAACTTGAAGGCAACCGAGCTTAGACTGGGGTTGCCGGGAAGTGATGAGGCTGAGAAAGAAGCACTTTCTGGTGTTAGAAACAACAAGAGAGCGTCGCCTGACACAAGTGATGAGTGTGGATCCAAGGGAAGTTCTAATGGTGATCGTGAAAATGCACCTGCCACGAA GGCACAAGTTGTAGGGTGGCCACCAATCCGATCCTTTCGGAAAAATAGCTTCCAACCGAAGAAGACTGAGGCGGAGGCTGCTGGAATGTTCGTGAAAGTAAGCATGGATGGAGCTCCTTACCTCAGAAAGATTGATCTGAAGGTTTACAAAGGCTATCCGGAGCTCCTTCAGGCTCTACAGCATATGTTCAAATTCACCATAG GTGATTATTCAGAGAGGGAGGGGTACAAGGGATCAGAATATGTACCAACTTATGAAGACAAAGATGGTGACTGGATGCTGGTTGGCGATGTTCCATGGGA CATGTTCATGTCATCCTGCAAAAGACTGAGAATCATGAAAGGATCAGACGCCAGAGGCTTGGGTTGTGGTGCATAA